The Agarilytica rhodophyticola genome has a window encoding:
- a CDS encoding fused MFS/spermidine synthase, whose product MDNSKKFVILILIFGISGFSGLIYQSIWASYLKLFLGHSAYAQTLVLSIFMGGMAIGAWYVGKRTADLKRPVLWYAITEAAVGVLGIVFHAVYMSVTSFSYEHVVSGMSSPELIGLYKWTLATLLILPQSILLGATFPLLAAGLVRAAPAKNGRLISLLYFSNSLGAVVGVLTSGFVLIQNYGLPGTVAIAGFVNLWLAALVWVINNKWEIDDIGLEKITLINTEKLSNDNAIVPSTLKLMILCAGFTGMASFFYELGWIRMLSMVLGSSTHSFELMLSGFILGIAIGGFWIKNRIETLVDPVKTLAYIQLTMGALAALSLFVYDQTFSLMSVLMRALDQSEPGYLFFNLSSHFVVLLLMLPTTICAGMTLPLITYSLMKTSVGEKSIGMVYSANTLGSILGILLVVHMILPVLGLKAVIILGAGIDIVVGFFLLRPTAISFKHPRIAAPVAGAALIVLSAVAFFELDPNKTSSSVFRNGRALSSGENIARLDGKTSSIDVYTVGKDEEERMVIATNGKPDASITVDPKGDTSPDEITMIMAAALPLAMHDNPEYVANIGIGSGLTGHTLMGDKRIKRLDSIEIESKMVEGAKFFGDKVSRSFTDERSKIHIEDAKTFFSYNNHKYDVIVSEPSNPWVSGVATLFSSEFYNHINQYIAEDGIFVQWLHLYETDLHTVASVMKALGEKFNHYNVYSSNTVDMLIVASQSQEAINVDVDIFKNYEDLELLERVGLSDLNDIKFHFLASKRVLAPFFESFDVAANSDFYPVIDTRAVKARFLKLDALEITGLYRTPFTMENLWPGNEPAMTEESSVVSSQSKHFSPSVGAMEAKQVYEYYFNQTALKQDLPDKLYFASQLFYSAETCHKNLNENYVVKNLSYMASMSLAFWNKGTNKKLVEHLDQLPCVQASELVSNMVATINYTLTDEYASLSAVTAELLETLVPKDKKVHDNLSVFLLSMNMYASFMDKNFNATIAAFDEYESVGVNMKKHRQAIAMPIIYQHAKQELIEQGGIASSD is encoded by the coding sequence ATGGATAATAGTAAAAAATTTGTTATTTTAATTTTAATTTTCGGAATCTCTGGATTTTCAGGCCTAATCTATCAATCTATTTGGGCAAGCTATCTAAAGTTATTCTTAGGTCATTCTGCTTATGCTCAGACCTTAGTGCTTTCTATTTTTATGGGAGGTATGGCAATTGGTGCGTGGTATGTAGGTAAACGAACCGCCGATTTAAAACGTCCTGTATTATGGTATGCCATCACCGAAGCGGCTGTAGGTGTGCTTGGCATAGTATTCCATGCAGTTTATATGTCTGTAACATCTTTTTCTTATGAACATGTTGTCAGTGGCATGTCTTCCCCTGAACTTATAGGCTTATATAAATGGACTTTGGCGACGTTATTGATATTGCCACAATCAATTCTTTTAGGAGCGACTTTTCCTCTGCTTGCCGCAGGTTTAGTGCGAGCAGCACCGGCGAAGAATGGACGCTTGATCTCCCTGCTTTATTTCTCAAATAGCTTAGGTGCTGTGGTAGGCGTTTTAACTAGCGGTTTTGTTCTTATTCAAAATTATGGTCTACCTGGCACAGTCGCGATAGCCGGTTTTGTTAATTTATGGCTTGCCGCTCTAGTATGGGTTATCAATAACAAATGGGAAATTGATGATATTGGTCTCGAAAAAATAACGCTTATCAATACTGAAAAGCTAAGTAACGATAACGCTATTGTGCCTAGCACATTAAAACTCATGATTTTATGTGCTGGTTTTACTGGGATGGCATCATTTTTCTACGAGCTAGGTTGGATTCGCATGTTGAGCATGGTTCTGGGTAGCTCGACACATTCTTTTGAACTGATGCTCAGCGGTTTTATTCTGGGTATTGCCATTGGTGGCTTTTGGATTAAAAACAGAATTGAAACACTAGTCGATCCGGTTAAAACACTAGCCTATATTCAATTAACAATGGGAGCACTTGCAGCACTATCACTGTTTGTTTATGACCAGACGTTCTCTCTGATGTCCGTGCTCATGAGAGCATTGGATCAGAGTGAACCGGGATATCTATTTTTTAATCTATCATCCCATTTCGTTGTGCTACTGCTGATGTTGCCCACAACGATTTGTGCCGGTATGACTTTACCTCTCATTACCTACTCATTAATGAAAACTTCGGTAGGTGAAAAGAGTATTGGTATGGTCTATTCAGCTAACACTCTTGGCAGTATTTTAGGTATTTTATTAGTTGTGCACATGATATTACCTGTACTCGGTTTAAAAGCTGTTATTATTCTAGGTGCAGGAATTGACATTGTGGTCGGCTTCTTTTTACTGCGACCTACCGCTATCAGTTTTAAACACCCGCGAATAGCTGCTCCTGTTGCTGGTGCGGCGCTAATTGTTTTATCCGCTGTTGCTTTTTTCGAATTAGATCCTAACAAAACTTCATCATCTGTTTTTAGAAACGGGCGCGCTTTAAGCTCGGGCGAAAACATAGCACGCCTTGATGGCAAGACTTCATCTATTGATGTATATACCGTCGGTAAGGATGAAGAGGAGCGAATGGTTATTGCGACCAATGGCAAACCTGATGCTTCTATTACGGTTGACCCGAAAGGCGATACTTCTCCTGATGAAATTACTATGATAATGGCTGCTGCGCTTCCTTTAGCAATGCACGATAACCCCGAGTATGTAGCCAACATCGGTATTGGTTCTGGTTTAACTGGGCATACTTTAATGGGGGATAAGCGCATTAAACGCTTAGACTCAATTGAAATCGAGAGCAAAATGGTTGAAGGGGCGAAGTTTTTCGGTGATAAAGTTTCCCGTTCATTTACCGACGAGCGTTCAAAAATTCATATAGAAGATGCGAAAACATTTTTTTCTTACAACAACCATAAATATGATGTGATTGTTTCTGAACCATCTAACCCTTGGGTGAGTGGTGTCGCGACCTTATTCTCTTCTGAGTTTTACAATCATATTAATCAGTATATTGCTGAAGATGGAATATTTGTTCAGTGGTTACACTTGTACGAAACAGATTTACACACGGTTGCCAGTGTTATGAAAGCTCTGGGTGAAAAGTTTAATCACTACAACGTTTATTCGAGTAATACTGTAGATATGTTAATTGTCGCCTCTCAATCTCAAGAGGCCATTAATGTTGATGTAGATATTTTTAAAAATTACGAAGATTTAGAGCTATTAGAGCGAGTAGGTTTGAGTGATCTTAATGATATTAAATTTCATTTTTTAGCTTCTAAACGTGTATTGGCTCCTTTCTTTGAAAGTTTTGATGTTGCAGCTAATTCTGATTTTTATCCGGTAATCGATACCCGTGCAGTGAAAGCTCGTTTCTTAAAATTGGATGCCCTTGAGATTACGGGGTTATATCGCACGCCGTTTACTATGGAGAATTTATGGCCAGGTAATGAGCCGGCAATGACAGAAGAAAGTAGTGTTGTGTCTAGCCAGTCAAAGCATTTTTCTCCGTCAGTTGGTGCCATGGAAGCCAAGCAAGTATATGAGTATTACTTTAACCAGACAGCACTTAAACAAGATCTGCCCGACAAGCTCTACTTTGCTTCACAACTATTTTATTCTGCTGAAACATGCCATAAAAATCTAAATGAAAACTACGTTGTTAAGAACCTGAGTTATATGGCCAGTATGTCTCTTGCTTTTTGGAATAAGGGAACAAATAAAAAACTTGTTGAGCATTTAGATCAGTTACCTTGTGTACAAGCATCTGAATTGGTTTCTAATATGGTTGCTACCATTAATTATACCTTGACTGATGAATATGCGAGCCTCAGTGCAGTAACAGCAGAATTACTGGAAACGCTCGTCCCTAAAGACAAAAAGGTTCACGATAATCTTTCAGTGTTTTTATTATCCATGAATATGTACGCCTCTTTTATGGATAAAAACTTTAATGCAACAATTGCAGCATTTGATGAATACGAAAGTGTTGGCGTAAATATGAAAAAGCACCGTCAGGCGATTGCCATGCCCATTATCTATCAGCATGCCAAGCAAGAGCTAATTGAGCAGGGTGGTATAGCGTCATCTGACTAA
- a CDS encoding OmpA family protein produces MNKAPNILSLNVLMVFFACLLTTKAFAEIDLISLYPKATVFKKINKEHQRYQVIQSDIQYITDLTGDSEEGYFPAKSMMLDGVVERTVYDHTETDAAIEIAKNMRDEMKRKGFEILYECARDECGDVAGWRLYLSRHVDGYVDKQYYILAQHPDKKDGDWYVAFYVNEFTNIPRSIIHVLNTGSIDFKNYVINVRNLGVWLSRGDSVPLEGLFFEFDSADITKESYVVLDNLVEVLNETPEMTISIDGHTDELGSEKYNLDLSLRRAESVKNYLIKKGIKDSRLVVAGYGEGRPKTLSKDSKARAQNRRVEVVRTNG; encoded by the coding sequence ATGAATAAAGCACCGAATATATTATCCCTCAATGTGTTAATGGTTTTTTTTGCGTGTTTACTCACAACCAAAGCCTTTGCTGAAATTGACTTAATTTCGCTATACCCAAAAGCGACAGTGTTTAAAAAGATCAACAAGGAACATCAACGTTACCAGGTTATTCAGAGTGATATTCAATATATTACAGATCTCACTGGCGATTCCGAAGAAGGCTATTTTCCAGCAAAATCCATGATGCTCGACGGTGTTGTAGAACGTACAGTATATGATCATACAGAGACAGACGCGGCTATAGAAATAGCCAAAAATATGCGTGACGAGATGAAGAGAAAAGGCTTCGAAATCTTATACGAGTGTGCGCGGGATGAATGCGGTGATGTTGCAGGATGGCGTTTATACCTGAGCCGTCACGTGGATGGCTATGTCGATAAACAATATTATATTTTAGCGCAGCATCCAGATAAAAAAGACGGTGATTGGTATGTGGCATTCTATGTTAACGAATTTACCAATATTCCTCGTTCAATAATTCATGTACTAAACACAGGTTCAATCGATTTTAAAAATTACGTCATCAATGTACGCAACTTGGGCGTTTGGCTCTCTCGGGGTGATAGTGTTCCTCTAGAGGGTCTATTTTTTGAATTTGACAGTGCAGATATTACCAAAGAGTCATACGTAGTATTGGATAACTTGGTTGAGGTACTCAATGAAACGCCTGAGATGACTATTTCAATCGATGGTCATACAGATGAACTTGGTTCGGAAAAATACAATTTAGATCTTTCCTTACGTCGCGCTGAATCAGTAAAAAATTACTTGATAAAAAAAGGTATTAAGGATTCCCGCCTGGTTGTTGCAGGTTACGGTGAAGGTCGGCCTAAAACTTTGTCAAAAGATAGTAAAGCTAGAGCCCAAAATCGCAGAGTAGAAGTGGTGAGAACTAATGGATAA
- a CDS encoding TadE/TadG family type IV pilus assembly protein produces the protein MARYNTRSSSHIPKRIFSKGLKSQGGQALVEHIILWPALVIVVLGTLQAVFLYRDKATFNDVVLRAAREGALHNARVGPMQQMMVKGLVPLYLKRNPNAANYLLAEGRAYLDNQINPRNGNRIGNAPIRMQVISPNADVFRRFARDMFQLQDGCEENIRRRRGNDITRCREQRFRQIPNDNLNIRSAGTTNVRVEGRTVRMNLQDANILKVRGHWCAPLTVPFMRAAFYNTLFRFNMLWSQDFWFFYASKREVRDHPHWGACAAKTVRNAGLAAAGVESRKYYIPISSDAVVRMQSPVRQ, from the coding sequence ATGGCTCGATATAATACGCGCTCTAGCTCGCATATCCCGAAAAGGATATTTTCGAAAGGGCTAAAATCTCAGGGTGGTCAAGCACTCGTTGAACATATTATTTTGTGGCCAGCATTGGTCATTGTTGTCTTAGGTACATTGCAAGCTGTATTTTTATACCGAGATAAAGCTACCTTTAACGATGTTGTACTGCGGGCTGCCAGGGAGGGCGCTTTACACAACGCTCGTGTAGGCCCTATGCAGCAAATGATGGTTAAAGGATTAGTACCTTTGTATTTAAAACGCAATCCCAATGCTGCCAACTATCTTTTGGCTGAGGGCCGTGCGTATTTAGATAATCAGATTAATCCTAGAAATGGTAATCGAATTGGTAATGCGCCGATACGTATGCAAGTGATTTCGCCGAACGCAGATGTTTTTAGGCGCTTTGCTCGCGATATGTTCCAACTGCAAGATGGGTGTGAAGAAAATATTCGTCGCCGCCGAGGTAATGATATTACACGCTGTCGAGAGCAGCGATTCAGGCAAATACCTAATGATAATTTAAATATCCGTAGCGCAGGTACAACCAATGTTCGTGTTGAGGGGCGCACGGTTAGAATGAATTTGCAGGACGCCAATATATTGAAGGTGCGAGGCCATTGGTGCGCGCCATTGACAGTCCCTTTCATGCGCGCCGCATTTTATAACACACTATTTCGTTTCAATATGTTGTGGAGTCAAGATTTTTGGTTCTTCTATGCATCAAAAAGAGAAGTACGCGACCATCCCCATTGGGGAGCATGTGCCGCTAAGACAGTGCGCAATGCAGGTCTCGCTGCTGCAGGGGTAGAAAGTAGAAAATATTATATCCCTATTTCTTCAGATGCTGTTGTACGTATGCAGTCGCCGGTAAGGCAATAA
- a CDS encoding tetratricopeptide repeat protein has protein sequence MRSFALKVLLVLQFLFLVACASTDSSSKKSLDALALVEIANDYYEKGLLSDAEAKYRRITREYPKYHEAWLKLGNIYIRTDQLDAAIIAYETCNKKQPEDVRCWNNLALARVKQAVSSLDVGKAAMMKNSDEYLGLENFQMKLISILATE, from the coding sequence ATGCGTAGTTTTGCCTTAAAAGTGCTATTAGTTTTACAGTTTTTATTTCTTGTTGCATGTGCATCTACTGATAGCAGCAGCAAAAAGTCTTTAGACGCCCTAGCACTTGTTGAAATAGCTAATGATTATTATGAGAAAGGCTTGCTGTCAGATGCAGAGGCTAAATATAGAAGAATTACTCGCGAATATCCCAAATATCACGAGGCATGGTTGAAGTTAGGCAATATTTATATACGCACCGATCAGCTCGATGCAGCAATTATTGCCTATGAGACTTGTAATAAAAAGCAACCCGAAGATGTTAGGTGCTGGAATAATCTAGCATTGGCCAGGGTAAAACAAGCAGTTTCCAGCCTCGATGTAGGTAAAGCTGCGATGATGAAAAACTCTGATGAGTACTTGGGCCTTGAGAATTTTCAAATGAAATTGATAAGTATCTTGGCTACAGAATGA